The genome window ATCTGCCGATCTTCCCGCAACCAGCTACTTCCCTGGTATCCTGAGCGCACGCCTCGACCAGATCATGCCTGAATGGATCGTGTCACGCATGCGCCGCGGCCTGAAGCTATTCGGTCAGCAAATGAACGGCTATATCACAGAGGAATGTAACCTAATCGGCTTTGAGACCCGCACCAGTTCACCGGTGCGCGTGCCCCGCGACGCCGACACGCTGCAACATCCGGACGTGCAAGGCTTCTACCCATGTGGCGAAGGTGCAGGTTACGCCGGAGGCATTGTCAGCGCCGCACTCGATGGCATCCGCTGCGCCGAAGCCGCAGCGAAATAGCGCGAAGTAAAACTAAAGTGACACAGGCATTCCTGCCTGTTCCTTTCAGCACGGCTAAAGACAGACAAGACAGAGGTCTACCGTAGATGACGTAGCAATGCCTGTATCACATCACTGCACAAAACACTCTAATTAAACGAGCGACCGCAACCGCATGTGCTGCTCGCGTTCGGATTGCGCACTTCAAAGCCTTTGCCGGAGAGGCCATCATCGAAATCGACTACGCTGCCGTCTAGATATTCTAGGCTCGTTTCATCGACAAGAAAGTCGACGCCGTTGCTTTCAAATAGCTTATCGTCGTCTTTTTTATCGTCAAACGACATCCCATACTCGAAGCCAGAGCAACCGCCTGCTTCCACTAGAATACGG of Lentimonas sp. CC4 contains these proteins:
- the erpA gene encoding iron-sulfur cluster insertion protein ErpA; protein product: MITLTDSAVAQIRILQAEKATEGQKLRILVEAGGCSGFEYGMSFDDKKDDDKLFESNGVDFLVDETSLEYLDGSVVDFDDGLSGKGFEVRNPNASSTCGCGRSFN